In Bacteroidota bacterium, a single genomic region encodes these proteins:
- a CDS encoding class I SAM-dependent methyltransferase, which translates to MEKIASCPICKNETFNEFIKCKDNTVTNEVYTIVECKGCTFRFTNPRPAANEIGKYYESDDYISHSNSNKGIFNKLYQVIRNYTISGKKSLISRFVSRGTLLDIGCGTGEFLNHMRSKNWEVRGIEPGDLARKFAVSNYNLDVKPEDALSEIENNSFDVITLWHVLEHVHELDKRVKELNRIIKSDGVVFIAVPNCTSYDASYYKENWAAYDVPRHLYHFTPKTISKLFTQHGFNLEEIQPMKFDSFYVSMLSEKYKLGKINYFKAILTGLKSNYLAMSSKENTYSSQIYIFKKAN; encoded by the coding sequence ATGGAAAAAATAGCCTCATGTCCCATTTGCAAAAACGAAACATTTAATGAGTTTATCAAATGTAAAGATAATACTGTAACTAATGAAGTGTACACAATTGTTGAATGCAAGGGCTGCACTTTTAGGTTTACAAATCCTCGACCTGCGGCAAATGAAATCGGAAAATACTATGAATCTGATGACTATATTTCCCATTCAAATTCTAACAAAGGTATCTTTAATAAGCTATACCAAGTTATACGAAACTATACCATTTCCGGAAAAAAGTCACTAATCAGTCGATTTGTTTCACGTGGAACATTACTCGATATCGGTTGTGGAACGGGTGAGTTTTTAAACCATATGCGTTCCAAAAACTGGGAAGTTAGAGGCATTGAGCCTGGCGATTTGGCGCGAAAATTTGCAGTAAGTAACTACAATTTGGATGTAAAGCCGGAGGATGCTCTCTCAGAAATCGAAAACAATTCCTTTGATGTAATCACGCTTTGGCATGTGCTTGAACACGTGCACGAATTAGACAAAAGAGTAAAAGAATTAAACAGAATTATCAAGTCAGATGGTGTTGTATTTATTGCTGTTCCAAACTGCACCTCCTATGACGCAAGTTATTATAAAGAAAATTGGGCGGCATATGATGTGCCCAGACATTTATATCATTTTACACCAAAAACTATCTCGAAACTCTTTACTCAACACGGATTTAATTTGGAGGAAATACAGCCCATGAAATTCGACTCCTTTTATGTCTCAATGCTTAGCGAAAAATATAAACTAGGAAAAATCAATTATTTCAAAGCAATACTCACCGGCCTAAAATCAAATTATCTTGCAATGAGTAGTAAAGAAAATACTTATTCAAGCCAAATATATATCTTTAAAAAAGCCAACTAA